The following coding sequences lie in one Calidithermus timidus DSM 17022 genomic window:
- a CDS encoding PLP-dependent aminotransferase family protein: MGVRVRLRQGKHMALYRHIAEEFRTRIATGELPPGTRLPTVRALAREVGTTRLTIHNAYRELQTDGLIESVVGRGTFVSAQAQPTAQPSFSERLEPDLVLSDLHRLQNARVLHNLALAAGDPELFPYEAFWGCLEGLRPRAREVFGYGSVMGEPELRVALSELLGQRGVQADPVEVLVTVGGLQGLALVCRALAEPGEEVLLEEPTYLGLLGILKQFRLKPLPVPLDEGGPRLEVLEALLKRHRPRFYYTIPSYHNPTGLRFQEGRLWRLLELSQAHGFSLVEDDTLGLLSYEKVPPTPLLALAQKMGLEARVVHLASLSKVLMPGLRIGYLVAPADLLERFTALHNVSDITGPPPLLQRATAQFIRQGGLKQHLRQVIPIYQKRRDVLLQALKRHMPEGVRWSQPEGGFSCWVSLPRLFSTLELYHQALAQGVALTPGEAFLVQTNETMHFRLCFGTERGEGLEEGVKRLAQLIRVRFSSA; this comes from the coding sequence GTGGGCGTGCGGGTCAGGCTGCGGCAGGGCAAACACATGGCTTTGTACCGCCATATCGCCGAGGAGTTCCGCACTCGCATCGCCACCGGCGAGCTGCCCCCCGGCACCCGGCTGCCCACGGTGCGGGCCCTGGCCCGCGAGGTGGGCACCACCCGGCTCACCATCCACAACGCCTACCGCGAGCTGCAAACCGACGGGCTGATTGAGTCGGTGGTGGGACGGGGTACTTTTGTGAGTGCGCAGGCCCAGCCCACCGCACAGCCCAGCTTTAGCGAGCGCTTGGAGCCCGACCTGGTGCTCTCCGACCTGCACCGGTTGCAAAACGCCCGGGTGCTGCACAACCTGGCCCTGGCCGCCGGCGACCCCGAGCTCTTCCCCTATGAGGCCTTCTGGGGCTGCCTGGAGGGCCTGCGCCCCCGGGCCCGGGAGGTCTTCGGCTACGGCTCGGTGATGGGGGAGCCCGAGCTCAGGGTGGCCCTCAGCGAACTGCTTGGGCAGCGCGGCGTGCAGGCCGACCCCGTCGAGGTGTTGGTCACGGTGGGGGGGTTGCAGGGGCTGGCCCTGGTCTGCCGGGCCCTGGCCGAGCCGGGCGAAGAGGTGTTGCTGGAGGAGCCCACCTACCTGGGCCTGCTGGGAATCCTCAAGCAGTTCCGCTTGAAGCCCTTGCCCGTGCCGCTGGACGAAGGCGGCCCCCGGCTGGAGGTGCTCGAGGCCCTTCTGAAGCGGCACCGCCCCCGCTTTTACTACACCATCCCCAGCTACCACAACCCCACCGGGCTGCGCTTCCAGGAGGGGCGGCTGTGGCGGCTCTTGGAGCTTTCGCAGGCCCACGGCTTTAGCCTGGTGGAGGACGACACCCTGGGCCTTCTGAGCTACGAGAAGGTTCCCCCCACCCCGCTTTTGGCCCTGGCGCAAAAGATGGGCCTAGAGGCTCGGGTTGTGCATCTGGCCAGCCTCTCCAAGGTGCTGATGCCGGGGTTACGCATCGGTTACCTGGTGGCGCCCGCGGACTTGCTCGAGCGCTTCACCGCTCTGCACAACGTCTCCGACATCACCGGCCCCCCGCCCCTCTTGCAGCGGGCCACGGCCCAGTTCATCCGCCAGGGCGGCCTCAAGCAACACCTCCGCCAGGTCATTCCCATCTATCAGAAGCGCCGGGATGTGCTGCTACAGGCTCTGAAGCGTCACATGCCCGAAGGCGTGCGCTGGAGCCAGCCCGAGGGAGGGTTCTCTTGTTGGGTGAGCCTGCCCCGGCTTTTCTCCACCCTGGAGCTATACCACCAAGCCCTGGCCCAGGGCGTCGCCCTCACACCCGGGGAGGCCTTCTTGGTGCAGACCAACGAGACCATGCACTTCCGGCTCTGCTTCGGGACCGAGCGGGGTGAGGGGCTGGAGGAGGGGGTGAAAAGGCTGGCACAACTGATTAGGGTGCGGTTTTCATCGGCTTGA
- a CDS encoding DUF5666 domain-containing protein, which translates to MSLSGVVGQAGGQLTLGGLSLDASGARVLVDGEEATSQALQPGVVLSGSGERSADRMRLREVEVQYRVRGVVDAVDVAQGSLEVLGLKVQVNAMTYLYEENPDDTYTRLTLADLQPGDYVKVAGIPQDDDTIVATRIERKPIAPTDPAYSRVSLRVRVRDLNTSAFTFSYGLKTYTVNYASALVQGTLREGAMVEVKGAQSGQTIQASKVRVYGMTSPGTKLELSGPLANLDETAKTFRLMEYTVNYAGARVKGTLREGAWVKVEGSLSNGVLMAYEVEVKYSHSGSGPYTGEIEGPLSAVDTAALTLQVGNQTFWADANTLIKWNDAQGQFSDLRVGDWVEVKFDTGRANSAGQAYAVKIEVKRYAATPSRPVELEGTLTHFDAAARTFQVNGVQVSVTPSTRYEVYDKLVTAEAFFGADRTGARVEVKGFLNSSGLEASKVEVKKK; encoded by the coding sequence GTGAGCTTGAGCGGGGTGGTGGGGCAAGCCGGGGGGCAGCTTACCCTGGGAGGGCTTTCGCTCGACGCCAGCGGGGCCCGTGTGTTAGTGGACGGAGAAGAAGCTACTTCCCAGGCCCTGCAACCGGGGGTGGTGCTGAGCGGGAGCGGTGAGCGTTCTGCAGACCGCATGCGCCTGCGGGAAGTGGAGGTGCAGTACCGGGTGCGCGGGGTGGTGGACGCGGTGGACGTAGCCCAGGGGAGCCTCGAGGTGCTGGGGCTCAAGGTTCAGGTCAACGCCATGACCTACCTCTACGAGGAAAACCCCGACGATACCTACACCCGCCTGACCCTGGCCGACCTCCAACCGGGCGACTACGTCAAGGTGGCCGGGATACCCCAGGACGACGATACCATTGTGGCCACCCGCATCGAGCGTAAGCCCATTGCCCCCACCGACCCCGCCTACAGCCGGGTCTCGCTGCGGGTGCGGGTACGCGACCTGAACACCTCCGCCTTCACCTTCAGCTATGGGCTCAAGACCTACACGGTGAACTACGCCTCGGCCCTGGTGCAGGGCACCCTGCGCGAGGGGGCGATGGTCGAGGTCAAGGGCGCCCAAAGTGGCCAGACCATCCAGGCCAGCAAGGTGCGGGTTTATGGGATGACCAGCCCGGGTACCAAGCTCGAGCTGAGCGGCCCCCTGGCCAACCTGGACGAAACCGCCAAGACCTTCCGGCTCATGGAGTATACGGTGAACTACGCCGGCGCACGGGTCAAGGGCACCCTGCGCGAGGGGGCCTGGGTCAAGGTAGAAGGCAGCCTGAGCAACGGCGTGTTGATGGCTTACGAGGTGGAGGTCAAGTACAGCCACAGCGGCTCGGGCCCCTACACCGGCGAGATCGAAGGCCCCCTGAGCGCCGTGGACACCGCCGCCCTCACCTTGCAGGTAGGCAACCAGACTTTCTGGGCCGATGCGAACACCCTCATCAAGTGGAACGACGCCCAGGGCCAGTTCAGCGACCTGCGGGTAGGCGACTGGGTGGAGGTTAAGTTCGATACCGGCCGCGCCAACAGCGCGGGTCAGGCCTACGCGGTCAAGATTGAGGTCAAGCGGTATGCCGCGACGCCGAGCCGTCCGGTCGAGCTCGAGGGCACCCTCACCCACTTCGACGCGGCGGCCCGCACCTTCCAGGTCAACGGGGTGCAGGTCAGCGTCACCCCCAGCACCCGCTACGAGGTTTACGACAAGCTGGTGACGGCCGAGGCCTTCTTCGGCGCCGACCGCACTGGGGCCCGTGTGGAGGTCAAGGGCTTCCTGAATAGCAGCGGTCTGGAAGCCAGCAAGGTTGAGGTCAAGAAAAAGTAA